One genomic segment of candidate division WOR-3 bacterium includes these proteins:
- the era gene encoding GTPase Era: MRSGYVAIIGEPNVGKSTLLNRFINTKLSIVSDKPQTTRNKILGILTEDDYQCIFIDTPGIFEPTYELQERMIAEAREAINDADLLVWLVDPFFKPEKFPVKFLKFFEDKKLVMAINKIDLVKKNDLLPVIEKLKVYNPEEIFLISALNGDGVEDLKKAIFARLPEGPFLYDPEQISDQPERFFVSEIIREKLFLNLKKEVPYATCVLIEEFREQEGRKIYIRATIYVERDTQKRILIGKDGNLLKKIGTQARKDIENFLGRDVYLDLWVKVKEKWRKDPIFLKELGF, encoded by the coding sequence ATGAGAAGTGGCTATGTAGCAATAATCGGCGAACCAAATGTTGGAAAATCAACGCTGCTTAACCGTTTTATAAATACTAAACTATCAATCGTAAGTGATAAACCCCAGACGACAAGAAATAAAATTCTCGGGATCCTGACCGAAGACGATTATCAGTGTATATTCATCGATACCCCCGGGATCTTTGAGCCGACCTATGAGCTCCAGGAGCGGATGATAGCCGAAGCCCGGGAGGCGATTAATGATGCGGATCTTCTGGTCTGGCTTGTGGATCCATTCTTTAAGCCGGAGAAATTTCCGGTCAAGTTTCTTAAATTCTTTGAAGATAAGAAGCTGGTTATGGCGATCAATAAAATTGATCTCGTCAAAAAGAATGATTTGCTGCCGGTTATTGAGAAGTTAAAGGTATACAATCCTGAGGAAATATTTCTGATTTCTGCCCTAAATGGGGATGGGGTGGAGGACCTCAAAAAGGCAATATTCGCAAGACTCCCGGAAGGTCCTTTTTTATACGACCCTGAACAGATTTCTGACCAGCCAGAACGTTTTTTTGTGAGCGAAATAATCCGTGAAAAGTTGTTCCTCAATCTGAAAAAAGAAGTGCCTTACGCAACCTGTGTGCTGATCGAAGAATTCCGTGAGCAGGAAGGAAGAAAGATCTACATCCGGGCAACGATATATGTGGAACGCGATACCCAGAAAAGAATCCTCATTGGAAAAGACGGCAATTTGTTGAAGAAGATCGGAACCCAGGCAAGAAAGGATATTGAGAACTTTTTAGGGAGAGATGTTTACCTTGACCTATGGGTAAAGGTAAAAGAAAAATGGCGTAAAGACCCTATTTTCTTAAAAGAACTGGGGTTTTAA
- a CDS encoding YdjY domain-containing protein, which yields MKQLKTLIILGCIIIASLTIFCGKEEEEKITDPTPLNPIVIDTANNEVKISCVVNRMWVDDSVSNHNCIVSKYGTNGGKAVLVANVHHSDFYFALLAVGADPGVDIGDPPDTNGVPTGTEFKVLVKFDGDTTIYDINELVEDSLGREFKCRMHNSYARAEALNKGCIWCYTTCKTSITSNPSYTAYDFYYSGVKWPFRPIKEKWPAEGTHAVVIFRKVQ from the coding sequence ATGAAACAACTAAAAACCCTAATCATCCTTGGATGCATAATAATTGCATCCCTCACTATCTTTTGCGGAAAAGAAGAGGAAGAAAAAATAACTGATCCGACACCATTGAATCCAATAGTCATTGATACTGCTAATAATGAAGTGAAGATATCCTGCGTAGTAAACAGGATGTGGGTAGATGATTCTGTATCAAATCATAATTGCATTGTTTCGAAATACGGCACCAATGGTGGCAAGGCAGTGCTGGTCGCTAATGTCCATCATTCCGATTTTTATTTTGCGTTACTCGCTGTCGGCGCCGATCCCGGTGTTGACATTGGTGACCCCCCTGATACCAATGGAGTTCCTACGGGAACTGAATTCAAGGTATTGGTAAAGTTTGATGGCGATACTACGATATATGATATTAACGAACTTGTTGAAGATTCTTTAGGCAGAGAATTCAAATGCCGAATGCATAACAGTTATGCGCGTGCCGAAGCATTGAACAAAGGTTGCATCTGGTGTTATACCACTTGCAAGACTTCAATTACGAGCAACCCATCCTATACTGCATATGATTTTTACTACAGCGGTGTAAAATGGCCCTTCAGACCGATCAAGGAAAAATGGCCTGCTGAAGGCACTCATGCGGTTGTGATTTTCAGGAAGGTACAATAG
- a CDS encoding adenosine-specific kinase has protein sequence MEIKKIKIVPPEGTNLICGQTHFIKTVEDLYEGLINAVPNIKFGIAFCEASGPCLVRYDGNDPELTALARDHAYKIGAGHFFIIFIRNAFPINVLDKIKNCPEVLNIFCATANPVEILYVEDEQGRGIIGVIDGYAAKGIEDEQAKKERHEFLRKIGYKL, from the coding sequence ATGGAAATAAAAAAGATTAAAATCGTTCCTCCAGAAGGTACCAATCTAATCTGTGGGCAAACCCATTTTATCAAAACCGTTGAGGATTTATATGAGGGATTGATCAATGCGGTCCCCAATATAAAATTCGGTATCGCCTTCTGTGAAGCATCGGGTCCCTGCCTGGTGCGTTATGATGGCAATGATCCAGAACTGACCGCCCTTGCCCGGGATCATGCCTATAAAATCGGGGCGGGCCATTTTTTTATCATCTTCATCAGGAACGCCTTTCCCATCAATGTCCTGGATAAAATAAAAAATTGTCCGGAAGTTTTGAATATTTTCTGCGCCACGGCAAATCCCGTGGAAATTTTATATGTTGAAGATGAACAGGGTAGAGGGATTATCGGCGTTATTGATGGTTATGCGGCAAAGGGCATTGAGGATGAGCAGGCAAAAAAAGAACGTCATGAATTTTTGAGAAAAATCGGTTACAAATTGTGA
- the yedE gene encoding YedE family putative selenium transporter yields the protein MEKKLSLSPGLIITGGVMGFLFAFLGKMGNPANMGICVLCFYRDIAGAIGLHKITAVSYIRPEIIGFILGATIFALFTKQMRATWGAKPILRFIIGILVGYNALIFLGCPIRMFGRISAGDWTALFGLLGIILAVLIFNYFVKSGLSMGRSLEVKNGQVLAWLTPLIGVIFLILLILDPTGINKKHTAHAPILISLGAGILLGILGQWSSFCSLGGTLDLVIIKSFHRVQGTIAFLIVAFIANLAFGQFKSGAHPIAHTANLWNLLSMFVIGLGSIMLGGCPFKQTVMASRGNLDSLIAILGMFVGFAIGHNFNIVASPKSVPIPAMLGVLVSIVILLIIGFANIKKKE from the coding sequence ATGGAAAAGAAATTATCTTTGTCACCAGGTTTAATAATAACCGGTGGAGTAATGGGCTTTCTATTTGCATTTTTAGGAAAAATGGGAAATCCAGCAAATATGGGGATTTGTGTTTTATGTTTTTATCGTGATATCGCTGGTGCCATAGGTTTGCATAAGATTACTGCGGTCAGTTATATAAGACCCGAAATAATCGGATTTATCCTGGGTGCAACGATATTTGCACTCTTTACCAAACAGATGCGTGCAACCTGGGGTGCAAAACCGATATTGAGATTTATCATAGGCATTCTTGTCGGTTATAATGCCTTGATATTTTTGGGTTGTCCGATAAGAATGTTTGGCAGAATTTCTGCGGGGGACTGGACCGCACTCTTTGGTTTATTGGGTATTATTCTTGCAGTGCTGATATTTAACTACTTTGTCAAAAGTGGATTATCTATGGGAAGGTCCTTAGAAGTGAAAAATGGGCAAGTCTTAGCTTGGTTAACACCGTTAATTGGAGTAATCTTTTTGATTTTGTTGATTTTAGATCCCACAGGGATAAACAAAAAGCATACTGCCCATGCACCAATTCTGATCTCACTCGGTGCGGGTATCTTATTAGGCATTCTCGGTCAATGGTCTTCTTTCTGCTCCCTGGGTGGAACACTTGATCTGGTTATAATAAAAAGTTTTCATAGAGTCCAGGGGACGATTGCCTTTTTGATAGTTGCCTTTATTGCGAATCTGGCATTTGGTCAATTCAAATCCGGTGCCCACCCGATTGCCCATACTGCTAATTTATGGAATTTACTTTCTATGTTTGTGATTGGATTGGGTTCAATAATGCTTGGTGGCTGTCCTTTTAAGCAGACGGTAATGGCAAGCCGGGGAAACCTTGACTCTTTAATCGCAATTTTGGGAATGTTTGTGGGATTTGCCATTGGGCACAATTTCAACATTGTAGCATCTCCCAAAAGTGTCCCTATCCCGGCAATGTTAGGTGTTTTGGTATCAATTGTGATATTATTGATAATCGGATTTGCCAATATTAAAAAGAAAGAATAG
- a CDS encoding right-handed parallel beta-helix repeat-containing protein, with product MKYVPQILIPLLILGYTYNVGPGMPYDSIGAVPLESLNPGDTVKIHYRSIPYREKWVIARTGTINAPIVFQGVPSPNGELPVIDGRDAVTRLQLDYWSENRGIINIGGSSIPNQTPNYIIIENLDIKSARPPYTFYDDQGQLQNYASNAATIYIVAGSNITVRNCILHDCGNGFFVAYQGKNIIVEGCFIYDNGMENSIYEHNNYTEAQGITFQYNYFSRLRSGCLGNNLKDRSSGCVIKYNWIEYGNRQLDLVDSDYPEIYNDTSYRKTFVYGNVLIEQTDEGNSQIVHYGGDSGDTTHYRHGRLYFYNNTVISKRTGNTTLFRLSTNLESCDARNNIFYVTASGNRLAMLAEYGLLVSRHNWLKPNWVISHSTFQGTFVDSGGIITGNEPGFVDFNNEDFHLSATAPCRDAGTFLAPQVLPHHNVVYQYVKHRQIENRPYDGVLDIGAFEYTSGGVVHEDTIKNRKVFWITPIYRHSLRFFLKEPGVVKFYDVQGRMVFQTGRLIPGEYDWETAYLPVGVYFYLFDGSKGNKELGKIVFVR from the coding sequence ATGAAATATGTACCCCAAATATTAATCCCATTATTGATATTAGGTTATACCTATAATGTAGGACCAGGGATGCCCTATGACAGCATTGGTGCTGTTCCTTTGGAATCGTTAAATCCCGGAGATACAGTAAAAATACATTATCGTTCAATCCCCTATCGTGAAAAATGGGTCATTGCCCGCACCGGGACGATAAATGCACCCATCGTTTTCCAGGGTGTCCCTTCACCCAATGGTGAGCTACCGGTGATTGACGGTAGGGATGCGGTCACGCGTTTGCAACTTGATTACTGGTCAGAGAATCGGGGAATAATAAATATTGGTGGCTCCAGCATACCCAATCAGACTCCCAATTACATCATTATTGAGAATCTTGATATCAAAAGTGCTCGTCCTCCTTATACCTTTTATGATGACCAGGGGCAACTCCAAAACTATGCAAGCAATGCCGCAACAATCTACATTGTAGCCGGAAGCAATATCACCGTCCGTAACTGTATATTACATGACTGCGGGAATGGATTTTTTGTCGCCTACCAGGGTAAAAATATTATTGTCGAAGGTTGTTTTATCTATGACAATGGAATGGAAAATAGCATCTACGAACACAATAATTATACCGAAGCCCAGGGAATAACTTTTCAATATAATTATTTTAGCCGTCTGCGCAGCGGGTGTCTTGGCAATAACCTTAAAGATCGTTCATCAGGATGTGTAATCAAATATAACTGGATTGAATATGGTAATAGACAGTTAGATCTGGTGGACTCAGACTATCCCGAGATTTATAATGATACATCCTATCGGAAGACATTCGTCTACGGAAATGTGTTGATTGAGCAGACCGATGAAGGGAACAGCCAGATCGTCCATTATGGAGGTGACAGCGGGGATACCACTCATTATCGTCACGGCCGATTATATTTCTATAACAATACCGTTATCTCTAAACGCACGGGTAATACAACCCTTTTCCGGTTATCAACCAATTTAGAATCCTGTGATGCGCGTAATAATATTTTTTACGTCACCGCCTCGGGCAACAGACTGGCGATGCTTGCTGAATATGGTTTATTGGTGAGCCGGCATAACTGGTTAAAACCCAACTGGGTTATCTCTCACAGCACCTTTCAGGGGACTTTTGTTGATTCAGGAGGCATAATCACCGGTAACGAGCCGGGCTTTGTGGATTTCAACAATGAAGATTTTCACCTTTCCGCTACTGCCCCATGTCGTGATGCTGGAACCTTCCTGGCGCCCCAGGTTTTACCCCACCACAATGTGGTATATCAGTATGTAAAACATCGGCAGATTGAAAATAGACCTTACGATGGTGTATTGGATATCGGAGCCTTTGAATATACCTCAGGTGGAGTGGTGCATGAGGATACCATCAAAAATAGAAAGGTGTTTTGGATAACTCCTATTTACCGGCACTCCTTACGCTTTTTTCTGAAGGAACCAGGAGTTGTGAAATTTTATGATGTTCAGGGGCGAATGGTCTTTCAGACCGGCAGGTTAATACCTGGCGAATATGACTGGGAAACAGCATACTTGCCGGTAGGTGTTTACTTTTATCTTTTTGATGGATCGAAAGGTAATAAGGAATTGGGAAAGATTGTTTTCGTAAGATAA
- a CDS encoding methyltransferase domain-containing protein, with amino-acid sequence MEIYKKDYTIKDVQDVYDGPGGLLWEAVMGEQIHSGGPEATDVLAQKLGLKPGMVVADLCSALGGPARHLASKYGVYVKGVDATKTMLKKAIERTKAAKLDHMIEYYEGNVLDLPFKSNSIDIVWGQEAWCYVTDKERLLREAYRVLKPGGKIGFTDWIITGKITPQELEPLYDSMAFPYMESFEGYQELMKKVGFKVLEAIDNTEAFARHFDEYYNMVTGKLKPEILKNFGQDLYNFAENLVTIWRKAAHEHKVGSGLFIGQKP; translated from the coding sequence ATGGAGATCTATAAAAAAGACTATACCATAAAAGATGTCCAGGATGTCTATGATGGTCCTGGCGGTCTCCTCTGGGAGGCAGTGATGGGGGAGCAGATTCACTCCGGCGGACCAGAAGCGACCGATGTCCTGGCACAAAAACTGGGTTTAAAACCAGGAATGGTCGTTGCTGACCTTTGCAGTGCGCTCGGTGGGCCAGCAAGGCATCTGGCGAGTAAGTACGGGGTGTATGTGAAGGGTGTGGATGCGACAAAGACGATGCTCAAAAAGGCAATAGAAAGAACCAAAGCAGCGAAACTTGACCATATGATTGAATACTATGAAGGGAATGTATTAGACCTACCATTTAAGTCTAATTCAATAGATATCGTCTGGGGACAGGAGGCCTGGTGCTATGTAACGGACAAAGAAAGACTATTAAGAGAGGCATATCGGGTATTGAAACCTGGGGGCAAGATTGGATTTACTGACTGGATTATTACCGGGAAAATCACGCCCCAGGAACTTGAGCCACTCTACGACTCTATGGCATTTCCATATATGGAGTCATTTGAAGGGTATCAGGAGCTTATGAAGAAGGTTGGCTTTAAGGTTCTTGAGGCGATTGATAATACCGAGGCATTTGCCCGACACTTCGATGAATACTATAATATGGTTACAGGTAAATTAAAGCCCGAGATTCTAAAGAACTTTGGTCAAGACTTATATAATTTTGCAGAAAATCTTGTCACCATCTGGCGCAAGGCTGCCCATGAGCACAAGGTCGGCAGCGGCTTATTTATCGGACAAAAACCATAA
- a CDS encoding YdjY domain-containing protein → MFNKKISIILISFILTISLCSKKKEEITDPTPEKPIVVDIENKEVRIATRLNRIWCDDSASLHNCIVYQGGIKAPKALLQAYCNHADFFDALIDIGADPGIDIGDNPDSAAVATGSKFEVTFRWDGAPKSYTLNELVQDSLNRGFEIRMHNGKQRAIDTNMGCIMCYTACNISITSNTTYNWYEKMMQVYTFRPRAELLPADSTLVIVTFKLAQ, encoded by the coding sequence ATGTTTAATAAAAAAATATCAATAATTCTCATCAGTTTTATCCTAACTATTAGTCTTTGTTCGAAGAAAAAAGAAGAGATTACCGATCCGACACCAGAAAAACCGATTGTTGTTGATATAGAAAATAAGGAAGTCCGGATTGCCACAAGATTGAATCGTATCTGGTGTGATGATTCAGCTTCTTTACATAATTGTATCGTCTATCAAGGCGGAATAAAAGCGCCCAAGGCTTTATTACAGGCATATTGTAATCATGCGGATTTTTTTGATGCCCTGATTGATATCGGTGCTGATCCGGGAATAGATATCGGTGATAACCCGGATAGCGCCGCAGTTGCCACGGGTAGCAAATTTGAGGTGACATTTCGCTGGGATGGAGCGCCCAAATCTTATACCTTAAATGAGCTCGTGCAGGATAGCCTTAATCGCGGCTTTGAAATAAGAATGCACAATGGCAAGCAGAGGGCGATTGACACGAATATGGGGTGTATAATGTGTTATACTGCTTGTAATATAAGTATCACCAGCAATACGACTTATAACTGGTATGAGAAGATGATGCAGGTCTATACATTTAGACCGCGTGCCGAACTTTTGCCCGCTGATTCTACACTGGTGATCGTTACATTTAAACTTGCCCAATAG
- a CDS encoding Ig-like domain-containing protein has protein sequence MIFFSCKSKIEPDTEPPEVEILSPQSAVVANVCSIKVAAYDRSGISRIEIYLDNHLVQTADDSICMYQWDTRNVPDNSRHSIYAKAYDLEDNEGTSDILNVTAFNNLDNTEIFIWLFDQNDVFYDSNINKSIDCSYWLEQTIIVNGYSCDKLTFLPPDLSSYKVGFITFGWERT, from the coding sequence GTGATTTTCTTCTCCTGCAAATCAAAGATAGAACCTGATACCGAACCGCCGGAAGTAGAAATTTTAAGTCCCCAAAGTGCTGTGGTTGCAAATGTCTGTTCTATAAAAGTCGCTGCATACGACAGAAGTGGTATCTCAAGGATAGAAATATATCTTGATAATCATCTGGTTCAGACTGCCGATGACTCTATATGTATGTATCAGTGGGATACAAGAAATGTGCCTGATAATTCAAGGCATTCAATCTATGCCAAGGCATATGACCTCGAAGATAATGAAGGTACTTCAGATATATTGAATGTGACTGCTTTCAACAACCTTGATAACACGGAGATTTTTATCTGGCTCTTTGACCAGAATGATGTATTTTATGATTCAAACATCAATAAATCTATTGATTGCAGTTACTGGCTTGAACAGACAATAATTGTCAATGGTTACAGTTGTGATAAACTGACTTTTTTACCACCGGATTTGAGTTCTTACAAGGTTGGTTTTATCACCTTCGGCTGGGAAAGAACTTGA